The region GCGCCAACAAGAAGCACTTGAGTTTATAAACAATCGCAAAATTTCGCTCATCTTTGGCGACACGGGGAGTGGCAAAAGTGAAATTTACATCGCTAAAATTAGAGAAATTTTAAACGCAGGCGGCCAGGCGCTATTTTTGATGCCTGAAATTTCACTAACCCCGCAGATGCAAAAGCGCTTAGAGAGCTTCTTTGGCGAGGCTGTGGCTGTGTGGCACTCAAAGATCACGCCAAAGAAAAAAGAGCAAATTTTAAAAGACATCAAAAGCGGCAAGGCTAGGCTTATAGCTGGAGCTAGATCTGCCCTATTTTTGCCACTTGAGAAGCTAAAACTCATCATCATCGACGAAGAGCACGACGATAGCTACAAAAATACAGGCTCAAAGCCCCACTACAACGCAAGAGACCTAGCCCTCTTTTTAACTAGTAAATTTGACCTGCAAGTGGTTCTGGGTAGTGCCACGCCAAGCCTCACTAGCTTTTATAAGCAAGAATGTTTTCGCCTAAAGGGGACATACTTTGCGTCGCAAAAGAGCTATATATTTGACGAGAGCGAGACTGGCATAAGCGAAATTTTAAAAGAGCAGATCGCAAAGACGCTTGAGAATAAAAAGCAAGCCGTCATCTGCCTGCCAACAAGGGCAAATTTCAAATATCTTGTCTGCAAAAACTGCGGCGAGACAGTGAAGTGCCCGTTTTGTAGCATCGGCATGAGCTACTATAAAAAGCAAAACGTGCTAAAGTGCCAATACTGCGAGCACAAAATGGCCGTGCCAAAGACCTGCCACCAGTGCGGCAGCGAGATGATAGAGGCTAAAAAGATCGGCACGAGCGAGCTTCTTGAGAGACTTCAAGCTGAGTTTGCAAACGCTAGGATCGCTAAATTTGACAGAGACGAGATCACGACGCAAAATAAGCTCGTAAAGGCTTTGAAGGAATTTAATGATGGCAAGATAGATATCTTGCTTGGTACGCAGATGCTAAGTAAGGGGCATGATTATCACAACGTCGAGCTAGCCGTCATCATGGGCTTTGACGAGCTTTTAAATTTTCCTGATTTTAAAGCTAGAGAGCGGACACTTGCCCTTGCTATGCAAGTAGCTGGAAGAGCTGGCAGAAACGGAGCTGGCAGGGTCATCATCCAAAGCAAACAAAGGGAGTTTTTTGAAAGTTATATCAGCGACTACGATGCATTTTTAAAGGAGGAGACCAGCTACCGAGAGGGGCTATATCCGCCATTTACTAGGCTGCTTCGCGTGGTCGTTTCGCACAAAGATGAGAGCACGGCAAAGGGCGCAATGAACGAATTTGTGCAAAGGCTAGAGCCACTAAAAAGCGATGAGCTAGAGATCGTTGGATACGGCAAGTGCCAGGCTGAGTATCTTGTGGGTAAATTTAGATATGAAATTTTGCTTCGCTCAAACTCTCACACCATGCTTTTAAAAGCGGCAAACCTCTGCAAAAGCGAACTTAGTGATATTGATATAGATCCGGTAAATTTTAGCTAGAAGACGATTTAACACAAGCAAATTTTAAATTTAGCAAGTTGCTAATGCGAGTGAGAAAATTTTAAAATTTGAAAAATTTGCTTTTCTAAATCAGGTGAGCGCAAGTAAATTTTAAAATTTCATGAACGAGTAATTTCGACTCTAAAATTTGAGCTAAGCTGTAAGCGAAGCCAAATTTTAGTAGTCAATTCTTGCGAGTGAGTGGAATTTTAAAATTTGCAAAATGGATTTTTAAAATTTAAAGCTTTATTTCTTTGTTAAGGGGGAAGAGGCTTGAATTACGGTCTGCTTGCAGTTGCGAGCTCGCGAAGCAAAGAAGCTCCCTTCCCCCTTAACAATCCCCTAACCCCTACGACGTTAGAGGTGCATGCTTCAGTGCTAAAGCACTGCATGTGATTAAAAATTAAGACTAATTTTATTTATCAACCAAATAAGGGTCAAACAAATTTTAAAATTTCATGAGCAAGTGATTTTGGCTCTAAAATTTGAGCTAAGCTGTAAGCGAAGCCAAATTTTAGCAGCCAACTCTTATGGGTGAATGAAAGTTTAAAATTTGTATTTACGATGCAGGAGCTTAAATTGCAAACTGCCTGCATTTAAAAACTTTATTAATTTTTCAAGCCTTTTAAAAGCCATTTTTTCTTATAATCCCCAATAAAATTTAAAGGCAAAATTTTGCAACGATACCCGACAAAACAGATAAAAATTCGCGATGTTTTAATAGGCGGTGACGCACCGATCTCCGTGCAGTCGATGACATTTTCAAAGACAAAGGACGTAAAAGGCACGCTTGAGCAGATACAAAGGCTATATTTTGCAGGCTGTGACATCGTGCGCTGCGCAGTTTTTGACAAAGAGGACGCTAGCGCGTTAAAGCAGATCGTCGCTAGCTCACCCATCCCAGTCGTTGCAGACATTCATTTTAACCACACATACGCGCTCATCGTTAGCGAATTTGTCGATGCTATCCGCATAAATCCAGGCAACATAGGCTCAGCTAAAAACATAAAAGCAGTCGTTGATGCCTGCAAGCAGAGAAATTTACCTATCCGCATAGGCGTAAATTCTGGCTCGCTTGAAAAGCAGTTTGAGGACCGCTACGGCCGCACGGTGGAGGCGATGGTGGAGAGTGCGATGTATAACATCAAGCTTCTTGAGGATTTTGACTTTACGGACATTAAAATTTCACTTAAATCAAGCGATGTAGAGCGCACTATGCAAGCTTATAGAGCGCTTCGTCCAAAGACAAACTATCCATTTCATCTAGGCGTAACAGAGGCAGGTACTACTTTTCACGCGACTATCAAGTCCGCGATCGCACTTGGTGGGTTA is a window of Campylobacter concisus DNA encoding:
- a CDS encoding primosomal protein N', with translation MHYYILAFSGLNLALLTYESEQKLEKFQGVKASLRGKIFTAFVVGETSKPEFKTNKILEILPINLTPIQSELATFISRYYTCELGISINLFEPNDSSLESYIYNKQDFTIAPNLNKRQQEALEFINNRKISLIFGDTGSGKSEIYIAKIREILNAGGQALFLMPEISLTPQMQKRLESFFGEAVAVWHSKITPKKKEQILKDIKSGKARLIAGARSALFLPLEKLKLIIIDEEHDDSYKNTGSKPHYNARDLALFLTSKFDLQVVLGSATPSLTSFYKQECFRLKGTYFASQKSYIFDESETGISEILKEQIAKTLENKKQAVICLPTRANFKYLVCKNCGETVKCPFCSIGMSYYKKQNVLKCQYCEHKMAVPKTCHQCGSEMIEAKKIGTSELLERLQAEFANARIAKFDRDEITTQNKLVKALKEFNDGKIDILLGTQMLSKGHDYHNVELAVIMGFDELLNFPDFKARERTLALAMQVAGRAGRNGAGRVIIQSKQREFFESYISDYDAFLKEETSYREGLYPPFTRLLRVVVSHKDESTAKGAMNEFVQRLEPLKSDELEIVGYGKCQAEYLVGKFRYEILLRSNSHTMLLKAANLCKSELSDIDIDPVNFS
- the ispG gene encoding flavodoxin-dependent (E)-4-hydroxy-3-methylbut-2-enyl-diphosphate synthase, with amino-acid sequence MQRYPTKQIKIRDVLIGGDAPISVQSMTFSKTKDVKGTLEQIQRLYFAGCDIVRCAVFDKEDASALKQIVASSPIPVVADIHFNHTYALIVSEFVDAIRINPGNIGSAKNIKAVVDACKQRNLPIRIGVNSGSLEKQFEDRYGRTVEAMVESAMYNIKLLEDFDFTDIKISLKSSDVERTMQAYRALRPKTNYPFHLGVTEAGTTFHATIKSAIALGGLLLEGIGDTMRVSITGELEEEIKVAKAILKDSGRQKEGLNIISCPTCGRLQADLMAAVKLVEEKTKGIKEPLNVSVMGCVVNAIGEAKGADVAIAFGKGNGMIMRHGEVVARLPESELVDRFLQEIDDEIKSRG